In Carassius gibelio isolate Cgi1373 ecotype wild population from Czech Republic chromosome B13, carGib1.2-hapl.c, whole genome shotgun sequence, one genomic interval encodes:
- the LOC127970724 gene encoding cystatin-F-like, translating to MGIVLALWRTAAHKLVVEVLLNRKLQCKLDRASTDMRVSYQTLVLLFLAGLCSLESYPVHTFFSRPIPGTLQNVSKNDTGVKEAVLTGTDSFNNKSNDAFLFRASAVDDAKRQIVKGIRYILEVEISRTVCRKRGNTDLDNCPFQTDRLLQQTFFCHFDVWSIPWMKKMSTTDFECRSNEIF from the exons ATGGGAATTGTGCTTGCTCTCTGGAGGACTGCAGCACACAAGTTGGTGGTTGAAGTGTTGCTGAACAGGAAGTTGCAGTGTAAACTTGACAGAGCTTCAACAGACATGAGGGTCTCTTATCAGACTCTAGTCTTGCTTTTCTTAGCAGGCTTATGCTCACTCG AGAGCTATCCGGTTCACACATTCTTCAGCAGACCGATCCCAGGGACTCTCCAGAACGTCAGTAAGAATGACACTGGGGTGAAGGAGGCCGTCCTGACTGGAACCGACTCCTTTAATAATAAATCCAACGATGCCTTCCTGTTCAGAGCATCGGCTGTTGATGACGCAAAGAGACAG ATAGTTAAAGGAATCCGCTATATTCTGGAAGTGGAGATCTCACGGACCGTGTGCAGGAAGAGGGGCAACACTGACCTCGACAACTGTCCCTTCCAGACAGACCGTCTCTTACAacag aCATTCTTCTGTCACTTTGATGTCTGGTCCATTCCATGGATGAAGAAAATGTCAACAACCGATTTTGAATGTCGTTCAAATGAGATCTTCTGA
- the apmap gene encoding adipocyte plasma membrane-associated protein, which yields MNESEGLRFRRLNRPQIITDETHEPQNKTTSTYSGKVFRVTLLTLVAFLLFPLLVVTFLLESPIQPELFSLGDPPLMTGCYEPNLKLRQAERLFEDRLIGPESLANIGDVFYTGTADGKIVKIEGRNMHVLATLGKPPCGSREYEHTCGRPLGIRLGPNGTLFVADAYLGLFEVNPVTGEVKSLVSTEKMIGGRRLGFVNDLDVTQDGKKLYFTDSSSRWQRRDFMHLIMEATADGRVLEYDMETKEVTVVMDNLRFPNGIQLFPDEVSVLVAETTMARIRRVHVSGLNKGGMDTFIDNLPGFPDNIRRSSSGGYWVSMSAVRPNPGFSMLDFLSQRPWLKKLIFKLFSQDTLLKFVPRYSLVVELQDGGTCVRSFHDPHGMVAAYISEAHEYNGHLYLGSFRSPYLCKLDLSKV from the exons ATGAATGAGTCAGAGGGACTGCGCTTCAGGAGGCTGAACAGACCTCAAATAATTACAGACGAAACCCATGAACCACAGAACAAAACCACAAG CACTTACAGTGGGAAGGTGTTTCGTGTCACTTTACTGACATTAGTGGCTTTCCTGCTCTTCCCTCTGCTGGTGGTCACATTCCTGCTGGAGTCTCCCATTCAACCAGAGCTCTTCAG TCTCGGTGACCCCCCTCTGATGACTGGCTGTTACGAGCCCAACCTTAAACTCAGACAGGCAGAGCGACTGTTTGAGGATCGGCTAATCGGCCCAGAGTCCCTCGCTAACATTGGAG ATGTTTTCTACACTGGGACGGCTGATGGAAAGATCGTCAAAATCGAGGGAAGGAACATGCATGTCTTAGCAACACTTGGCAAGCCACCGTGTG GCTCTCGAGAGTATGAGCACACTTGTGGACGTCCTCTGGGAATCCGGCTGGGGCCCAACGGCACCTTGTTTGTAGCTGATGCCTATTTGGGACTGTTTGAGGTCAATCCTGTCACAG GTGAGGTGAAGTCTCTGGTGAGCACGGAGAAGATGATCGGTGGTCGGCGTCTGGGTTTTGTCAATGATCTGGATGTAACTCAGGATGGGAAGAAGCTGTACTTCACGGACTCCAGCAGCAGATGGCAGCGCAGGGACTTCATGCACCTGATCATGGAAGCCACGGCAGACGGACG TGTTTTAGAGTATGATATGGAGACTAAGGAAGTGACTGTGGTGATGGATAACCTGAGGTTTCCAAACGGCATCCAGCTCTTCCCTGATGAGGTGTCTGTCCTGGTGGCTGAGACCACAATGGCCAGAATACGGAG AGTGCATGTGTCTGGTCTTAATAAAGGAGGTATGGATACATTCATTGACAACCTCCCGGGGTTTCCGGACAACATTCGGCGCAGTTCTTCCGGTGGATACTGGGTCTCCATGTCTGCTGTGAGACCCAACCCTGGCTTCTCCATGCTGGACTTCCTGTCTCAAAGACCCTGGTTAAAGAAACTCATATTTAAG CTCTTCAGTCAGGACACTCTGTTGAAGTTCGTGCCGCGCTACAGTCTGGTGGTGGAGCTGCAGGATGGCGGGACATGCGTGCGCAGCTTCCACGACCCACACGGCATGGTGGCGGCGTACATCAGCGAGGCACACGAGTACAACGGCCACCTGTACCTGGGCTCCTTCCGCTCGCCGTATCTGTGCAAGCTGGATCTGAGCAAAGTGTGA
- the si:zfos-1056e6.1 gene encoding uncharacterized protein si:zfos-1056e6.1 isoform X1, translating to MRIPPMAVCNPENIGAAVWIALKRLDLNDSRITALREVHIPSGARGTSVRQILAQSFRLDTSQRTLKIRNNRGCLIPLNPFMPPNSKQMPYVLEVAKNHQHVNPRPRSIPVPVINKSLRSRLQSIVKRIERLEELLPQIKLKHHERSTKDIELLNQKLVFLHKRMQMAESYSWEGMLRRAPLW from the exons ATGCGGATTCCTCCAATGGCTGTTTGTAACCCTGAAAACATTGGTGCTGCAGTCTGGATTGCCTTGAAGAGGCTTGATCTCAATG ACAGCAGGATCACAGCTCTCCGGGAGGTTCATATTCCCAGTGGAGCCCGAGGGACCAGCGTAAGACAA ATACTAGCTCAGTCTTTCAGGCTTGACACTTCTCAGAGGACACTTAAG ATACGAAACAATCGAGGATGCCTTATTCCCTTAAATCCCTTCATGCCGCCAAACAGCAAGCAAAT GCCGTACGTGCTTGAAGTGGCCAAAAACCACCAGCATG TCAATCCAAGACCCAGAAGTATTCCTGTGCCTGTTATTAATAAATCCCTAAGGTCCAGACTACAGAGCATTGTGAAAAGG ATTGAAAGATTAGAAGAACTGTTGCCTCAAATCAAACTGAAACACCATGAAAGGTCGACAAAG GATATTGAGTTACTGAATCAAAAGCTGGTATTTCTTCACAAACGAATGCAG ATGGCGGAGTCGTACAGCTGGGAGGGGATGCTGAGAAGAGCTCCTCTGTGGTGA
- the si:zfos-1056e6.1 gene encoding uncharacterized protein si:zfos-1056e6.1 isoform X2, which translates to MRIPPMAVCNPENIGAAVWIALKRLDLNDSRITALREVHIPSGARGTSILAQSFRLDTSQRTLKIRNNRGCLIPLNPFMPPNSKQMPYVLEVAKNHQHVNPRPRSIPVPVINKSLRSRLQSIVKRIERLEELLPQIKLKHHERSTKDIELLNQKLVFLHKRMQMAESYSWEGMLRRAPLW; encoded by the exons ATGCGGATTCCTCCAATGGCTGTTTGTAACCCTGAAAACATTGGTGCTGCAGTCTGGATTGCCTTGAAGAGGCTTGATCTCAATG ACAGCAGGATCACAGCTCTCCGGGAGGTTCATATTCCCAGTGGAGCCCGAGGGACCAGC ATACTAGCTCAGTCTTTCAGGCTTGACACTTCTCAGAGGACACTTAAG ATACGAAACAATCGAGGATGCCTTATTCCCTTAAATCCCTTCATGCCGCCAAACAGCAAGCAAAT GCCGTACGTGCTTGAAGTGGCCAAAAACCACCAGCATG TCAATCCAAGACCCAGAAGTATTCCTGTGCCTGTTATTAATAAATCCCTAAGGTCCAGACTACAGAGCATTGTGAAAAGG ATTGAAAGATTAGAAGAACTGTTGCCTCAAATCAAACTGAAACACCATGAAAGGTCGACAAAG GATATTGAGTTACTGAATCAAAAGCTGGTATTTCTTCACAAACGAATGCAG ATGGCGGAGTCGTACAGCTGGGAGGGGATGCTGAGAAGAGCTCCTCTGTGGTGA
- the si:zfos-1056e6.1 gene encoding uncharacterized protein si:zfos-1056e6.1 isoform X3 — MRIPPMAVCNPENIGAAVWIALKRLDLNDSRITALREVHIPSGARGTSVRQILAQSFRLDTSQRTLKIRNNRGCLIPLNPFMPPNSKQMPYVLEVAKNHQHVNPRPRSIPVPVINKSLRSRLQSIVKRIERLEELLPQIKLKHHERSTKDIELLNQKLVFLHKRMQCLLV, encoded by the exons ATGCGGATTCCTCCAATGGCTGTTTGTAACCCTGAAAACATTGGTGCTGCAGTCTGGATTGCCTTGAAGAGGCTTGATCTCAATG ACAGCAGGATCACAGCTCTCCGGGAGGTTCATATTCCCAGTGGAGCCCGAGGGACCAGCGTAAGACAA ATACTAGCTCAGTCTTTCAGGCTTGACACTTCTCAGAGGACACTTAAG ATACGAAACAATCGAGGATGCCTTATTCCCTTAAATCCCTTCATGCCGCCAAACAGCAAGCAAAT GCCGTACGTGCTTGAAGTGGCCAAAAACCACCAGCATG TCAATCCAAGACCCAGAAGTATTCCTGTGCCTGTTATTAATAAATCCCTAAGGTCCAGACTACAGAGCATTGTGAAAAGG ATTGAAAGATTAGAAGAACTGTTGCCTCAAATCAAACTGAAACACCATGAAAGGTCGACAAAG GATATTGAGTTACTGAATCAAAAGCTGGTATTTCTTCACAAACGAATGCAG TGTCTGTTGGTTTGA
- the ppm1g gene encoding protein phosphatase 1G: protein MGAYLSQPNTEKSASNGGNESVRFGFAAMQGWRVSMEDAHNCIPELDDETAMFAVYDGHGGEEVALYCSKYLPDIIKEQKAYKDGKLQKALEDAFLAIDARITTEEVIKELVQIAGRPQEETEKVADEDDVDNEEAALLHEEATMTIEELLHRFGQNKNAKKPCPGASKESEEGEKSPAEKGINGEMESGASEADSSEKKASAAGDASAGCKMRACRRAAVSASASAGGSASDGSAEKTGDAGPSCSSSADPAPGSAKSKFFEDSEESEEGEDEEDGSEEEDCSEEDGENSSENDEEDDTEEGEEDDSDEEEDVCLPGMDGKEEPGSDSGTTAVVALIRGKQLIVANAGDSRCVVSEKGKAVDMSYDHKPEDELELSRIKNAGGKVTMDGRVNGGLNLSRAIGDHFYKRNKALPPEEQMISALPDVKVLTLNEDHEFMVIACDGIWNVMSSQEVVDFVDERLKTEPGKNRPLSAIIEELLDHCLAPDTSGDGTGCDNMTCIIITFPPHLGSSKDESSKKRKPEEENGNDSKKSKTE, encoded by the exons ATGGGGGCTTACTTGTCTCAACCCAATACGGAGAAGAGCGCGAGCAACGGCGGGAACGAGAGCGTGCGCTTCGGCTTCGCGGCCATGCAGGGCTGGAGGGTGTCCATGGAG GACGCGCACAACTGCATCCCGGAGCTGGATGATGAAACTGCGATGTTCGCGGTCTATGATGGACATGGAG GTGAAGAGGTTGCTTTGTATTGCTCCAAGTACTTACCTGACATCATTAAAGAGCAAAAGGCGTACAAGGATGGCAAACTGCAAAAG GCTCTGGAAGATGCCTTCCTGGCTATAGATGCCCGAATCACCACAGAGGAAGTCATCAAGGAGCTTGTTCAGATAGCTGGGCGTCCTCAGGAAGAAACAGAAAAAGTAGCAGATGAAGATGATG TTGATAATGAAGAAGCAGCTCTGCTGCATGAAGAGGCCACCATGACAATTGAGGAGCTGCTTCACCGCTTCGGACAGAACAAAAATGCCAAAAAGCCATGTCCAGGTGCCTCTAAAGAGTCTGAGGAGGGAGAGAAATCTCCTGCTGAGAAGGGAATCAACGGTGAGATGGAGAGCGGTGCTTCTGAAGCCGACAGCAGTGAGAAGAAGGCGTCCGCTGCTGGAGATGCGTCCGCAGGCTGTAAGATGAGGGCCTGCAGACGGGCGGCTGTGTCTGCGTCTGCGTCCGCTGGGGGCTCTGCCTCTGATGGATCCGCTGAGAAGACTGGGGATGCTGGACCTTCCTGCTCCTCGTCTGCAGATCCCGCTCCAGGAAGTGCCAAGTCCAAGTTCTTCGAGGACAGTGAAGAGTCGGAGGAGGGAGAAGATGAAGAGGACGGCAGTGAGGAAGAG GACTGCAGCGAGGAGGACGGTGAGAACAGCAGTGAGAACGATGAAGAGGATGACAccgaagagggagaggaagatgatagtgatgaagaggaggatgtgTGCTTGCCGGGCATGGACGGAAAAGAGGAG CCAGGTTCAGACAGTGGCACCACAGCTGTAGTTGCTCTAATCCGTGGGAAGCAGCTCATCGTGGCCAACGCTGGAGACTCCAGATGTGTGGTGTCTGAAAAGGGAAAGGCGGTGGACATGTCCTATGACCACAAGCCCGAGGACGAGCTGGAGCTGAGCAGGATCAAGAATGCTGGAGGGAAGGTGACGATGGACGGCCGCGTCAACGGAGGCCTGAACCTCTCCAGAGCCATTG GTGATCACTTTTATAAAAGGAACAAGGCTCTTCCCCCGGAGGAACAGATGATCTCGGCTCTACCTGATGTTAAAGTGCTGACTCTCAATGAAGACCACGAGTTTATGGTTATTGCCTGTGATGGCATCTG GAACGTGATGAGCAGTCAAGAAGTGGTGGACTTTGTAGATGAGAGATTGAAAACTGAGCCTGGTAAAAACAGACCCCTGTCTGCCATTATTGAAGAG CTGCTGGATCACTGTTTAGCACCAGACACCTCAGGAGACGGCACAGGATGTGACAACATGACCTGTATAATCATCACCTTCCCCCCACACCTTGGGAGCAGCAAGGACGAGAGCAGCAAGAAGCGAAAGCCGGAGGAGGAAAACGGCAACGACAGCAAAAAATCCAAAACTGAATAG